The Setaria viridis chromosome 6, Setaria_viridis_v4.0, whole genome shotgun sequence genome includes the window TGGAGCTGGATATGGATTTGGTTTACCTCAGAAAAGACATAGGCTGGGTGTTTGCAAGGATGGGAACGATTATGGTAGTGATATTGAAAGTGATGATAACACCTTTGAATATAGTGACATTGCAAATGATTGTGATGTGTCTAGCTATGATGGCGTTGGCCAGAGTTCGGGAAAAGATGGTAGCCGTTGGGTCTATGGAGAAAATTCTGGATCCAATGACAAAAAAGTTTTAGGTGGCCAAGATGTTCTTCAATGCCTTCTGAATGCTACAAGTTTGGAGCTGCTTGCTGATGCTGGAGAGGTATAGCCATCATCACCTTTTTCCTTTACATCTGTATCTCTTGCAatattatcttttatttcatcaAAATGTTGTTGAAAAAGTAATTTCAgctctttttcttattttttactGTGAAACCCTTATTTAAGTTTCATCATATCACAGGAGATGCACACAGTTTGTGCATTTCTGTACTCGTAGCTGATTTATGAAAGAGTTTGGATAGAGAGTGATTCTATGTTTTCCATCATAGCAGGGCAATAGATTGACTAACAAAATGATGGTGCTCCAAGAGAGCTTTGTTTGGCATTTTGTATTCTTGGAACATGGCATCTGCTTACCTAATTTCTATCTGCATAGTAGAACAGAATTAGTTCATAGAAATGTTTGTGTCTTGACATCACTCTACGGACCATTCCTGTTTACACATTCAtactaaaaaatataaatgcatCCAATTTTACCAAACATGATATTTCCTTGGCAATATATCACTGTGTAACTATTTTGTACACTTTGCTCATTAGCATCACTTGATTACTTATTCAGCTGACTTAGGAAAGAGTTCAGCCAAATAAAATAATTTGTTTTCCCTGATTTCTTACTCAGCTGAACCTATTGTCAAACAAAAGTATGTTGCTGCAAGAGAGCATTTGTCATTTGTTGTTGCAACTGCAACTGCAGCAGCATATATATGCAAATAATTACCATCTAACATAGTCCTGAAAAATCTTTGCGCATTTATGATAGTAAATGAAGATGCATCCCATTTTAGGGAAGATGGTAAAACCTTGGCCATATATAACTATGTTAGTATTTTTCTTCTCTGCTTAATTGCTTATTGAATAATTAGTTTCATGCACAATGAGAAGGTTAATTCACTTACAGTTCTTTGCTGGAAGCCTGAAACCTTGCTTTTATGCTATGAAGGTGATTCTTACTAGAGAACTGAAAAATTGCCCAAGTTTTAGCAACCTGAAGACCTTGTCCCTCGGTGAATGGTGTGTGGGTGCTGATTTTGACGCATTAGTGTTCTTTCTGCAGCATTCACCTAATTTGGAGAGGCTTTTTCTTGAACTTAAACTGGTATGGCACATATCTTGTTCATGTTACTCACCTGAGTTTTGAGTATATGAGCACATGTATAATGACAACTGTGCTGTTCTGCAAAAAGAACTCAAACTTCAGGAAGTCATTGGAAACTGGTGTCAAACCAAAGGGAAGATCTTTTGCTTGCAAACGCCTTCAAATGGTGAAGATCAAATGCTCCAAGGATGATGTAAGAGTCCACAAGCTGGCACATTTGTTCAGAGCTAATGGTGTGCCAGTGGAGAAGATTTTTGTCCGTCGAACTGGCAGCACATGTGAGTCATACATTTCCTTCACATATCTGATTTCATATTCGTTTACAATGCCTGTGTTATATTACTACTTTTTCACCATTCCTTCAAATGCTAGATGCTATGGTTCAGTCGAAGCACAGCTACATTATATATTTTCCAGGATCTTCTTTTACCTGTTGGCAACAAGCCATTCTGTTTACTCAAGCTGTGTTCAATTGTGCTGGATTCTAATTTACGCACTCATCCACTGTACCAGATCTCCGTGgcaagaagatgatgaaggatcTTGCCAGGCATGAACTACAGTTCTGGGGGGATGACTAATATCCAGTTATCCAGCTATCTTATCAGATGTTAAGCGATTAGTTTAATCAGTTTTTTGTTAGCAAACTTGTGATTTGCATTAGAGCTTGGATTTCAGGAAGCACCGATCTTGGTTGTGAAACTGTGATACAGCGATATGATGCTTTGTTTGGGTAATATGTAAGATGGAGAACTTATGTTTACCCAAACGTTGGAAGGTTCTTCTCTTTCCTGGTGAATGAGTTAAGACGCACGCACAATGAGTCATAGTGCCTTACGTTAGCTTCTTTTCGATCATTAATGAGCATAAATCTGCTATTTGCCTCTGAGTATTTCAATGCTCCGGTCTTTTATACTGAATCTTGTGGTATTCCAATGTTTTAAATAGCGGGCTAAAGGGTTTAGCGACAGCACTTTAAACAGCTAATAAGCACTTTAAAACAGCTAATAGTGGAGCTAAATGAGGCTATAGCGGTTAAGTTGTACATGAACACAGACAGTGCTACCATGCGTCAAATAGCTATAGCGCAACCATAATGGAAGCTATAGTGGGAGATTTAAAACCTTGCTCCTGTCCACGGCGCTGCGGGTATGGCGTCCTCAGGCGCAAACCGTGAGGCAGGGAGCTCCGGCCACCACGGCGTTGAGGAGACACCCGCCAGCGGAGAGTTGGAGGTGCTAGATTTGGAAGAGATGACAGGTGGGCGCTACCGGATAGAGAGAGGAGGAACAGAAGGCGGACTGGTGCTGGACTGCTAGGCGTTGGCCTTGAGGGAAAGGCAGGGGTAACGTTGACATTTTCCATGACCTCTCCATGCTGGCACGCTAAGGTGGCTTGCCACGTCGGATAAAATGGTAAAATTGTAACATTTTTTTCGATGGCAAATATGTAAAAGCACAAATATCTCTTGAGGAGCGacataaataattaaatatcccCTGGATATAGGCACATGAATCCAAATTTAAGTTGTTCCGGCTTTCCAGAGTGCTATCACACTTACCTGAAAGCTACAACTACATGTTCTTGAATGTGAATAATTTGCATTTGCCATTGCAATTTATttgattatttgattctggATCTGCCATCATAAAATCCTTTATCCCCCTTACACCATCGTGATGCAATTTCTTGCCAACCTTTTCCCCTTGGAACCACAAAGGGTTCTtgcaaattataattattatttttgtttatatTTAAGCATTTTCCCTCCGTCTCGTAAAGAGTGTGTGTGTTTAgactctaaattttatagtATTCTTTTAGAACAACTCCAACAATAGCTCCTAATTTAGGACCCTACTTTCTGGGACTGTAAATTTAACCCACAACTCCAGCAACGACCCTTAATTCACGACCCCTACTTTCATTTGACATACGGGTCCAGCCTACCATTGAGCTAGCTGTTTCatcccctccccctcttcctctctctacTCTCTCTTCCCCGCACTATTCTCTCCTTCCGCTCCCCGGCcatcttcctccctcccctgaCCACCACTTGAGCTCGCCAAAGCTGCTCTCGCCATCCCCTTCCACCTCCAGCGGCGGCCACCTCCAGGGACGCGTCGATTTGCCGAGCCACGGCGGCGCTCGAGctcccccttccccaatggatCTGGGCGGTGGTGCTCCAGCTCCTGCTAGGGGTGGTAAAGGgtcctctaatttagcctagcaaatttaaggatcgggctCAATAAGGGCTGGaccataatattatatgattttgaactaaaaatagatagagctgagttggattgtgaaggagtcATGAgggccatgatccattaccacccctagcTCCTACACGATGGCCCATGCGGCGGTGGGAGAAGCAAGGGCGTCACGGCCATCGATGACCCACGcagcagcacggaggagcaggaGCGCCAATGCCGGCCCTGATAGTGGCCAAcgtggcggcgcggaggagcgggggTGCCGTGGCTAGCCCCAACGGTAGCCTGTGGCGCTCGAGCTCCCGCAGCCCatcacgccgccgtcgctccttCTCCCCATCCCGACTCTGCATCCGTCAAGCCAGCGCAACACTAGACGCCACTACAAGCTCGGGCGCCACCCCTACTTCAGGTGCCCTCGCTCGCTGGTGCCCTTGCTCGATTTGCATCGGTGCACGCTTGATTGGCTGTCGGTGGGCTGTGTGGAGGTGGTAGCTGGCGGGGAGAGCAACCGTCCGTGAAAGCGTATGAGGTAGGATGAGGGACGAACAAACGAAACCGAAAAGTAGGGGCTTCTCTCTCTACACGTGGGAGAAGGGGTTGGAAGGGGGAAAGTAGGAGCCTCCCTAGAGCAGGGATCCGAGTAGAGGTCCTGCTGGAGTGCGTTTTTTTGCACTCGGTTCCTACTTTTTGAGTAGGGGCCTAAGTAGGGCCTCTGCTGGAGTTGCTTTTACCTTTTAGTAAACATCATTGATATGGATCAACTAGTGAAACTCTAGTCGATGCGTGATTTCTTCCTATCTATCACACTACTAGAAGAAGTATATGCAATGTTCTGCCTAACCAAGCAATATATTTAACACTCAGATTCAACCACGTGCAACTAACCATGATATCAAGCTCTCAGTTTATAGTAGATCCAAAGAAAATCCAACTACCACAAAACGAGGGATAGGAATCTTGCAAACCAAGCTGTAGGGCAAGAATTACAAGATGGAGTCGGATGATCCAAACGTGCTTCGAAGAACCACAGCAGAATCTTCAAATCACGCTTTCAAGAAAAACCCTAGATAGGTTTAGGCCTCACAAACAAGTAACACCAACTATTCTGTCAGCCCTTAGACTTTTCTGGAAAATAACTCACGATAACTCCAAAATCCCCTTTACATGGGTGTACAATGTCCTATTTATAGTGCACGCAGGCACAACCTGACTAGGACCTAACCTTACTCTAAACAATATTGTATTCGGACTTTGCCTCTAACTTACATGCTAACTTCACCAAACTAAAAGTAACTCACGTGAAGAATAGTAGAATAATCTGGTTCTGTGTTGCTTCAGCTCGACCCATATATAGCTCCTCCTCTTAAGCACAACCAGCATGCATGAATGAATAAAATAATCCAGCTGTCATGCAAATATTACTAGATGATTGCACTAATCACGCCACCAATATAAATTGCTTTGGCCTGCTATATTGGACCATCTTGTGTTGCAGCTTTACTCCAATAAAAGTATTGCACGGCAAGGCAATAGTAGAAGCTAGGATTTCTTTAGGTTTCTTTCTATCTTCTTTGACATCAAAAGATAATGCACCAAACTGAACAGTGACAATATGTGAAGTATTACCTTGTGAAATTATTGGATCATTCCACTTATTTGCAACTGCTCTAGGATTAGGACTTAATGTGCTTTTAGTACTTGGATCCGCATCTATCATCTAATTAAAACAATATTCATTTATTTAGAATCCAGAAAATTAAACAAATAGCACAATTTTCAATCACAATTAGTATTAGTTATTAGGGGTAATATAGACATTTCTCGCCATTACTAGTGtgtctgaaattttctaaatAAACACTTATTTTTGGCCGGAGGGAGTAACTATCTACAGATAAATTTGACAAATACTACCGGAGGGAGTAACTATCTACAGATAAATTTGACAAATACTACCTCCATCCCGCAAAGAGTATCTTTTAGAAAATGTCAGACACAATAGTAGTCCTGAGAAATGACCATGTTGCCCCTAATTACTCATATTAGTTGTTATTGAAAGTCACAATGTCTTTCTAGAAAAATAAATGCGCATACATTGAAACTAGAAAAATAACATCATTTAATTATTTGATTTGCCCTACACGCTTCTCCATACATTAGTGTGGGTGTTCTTTTAATTAGATGATTTTTAATATAAGCTAAAGGGATTCTCTTTGTGAGATAAATTTTAGAGTCTAAAAGACACTCTTTGCTGGATGGAGAGAGTAGACCCTAAGACAATTTAGGCAAACAAATGCCCGTTTATAGAGTAGCTTCTACAAAAGTTATGAAAAATATCGTGCAATTTTTCTTCTCAACCTTCAAAGCATCATCTAAAGTGTGATCaaaatttcaaaaagaaaatatgGTGCAGATGATTCTATTTTAACTACTTGACATATTTCCAGCTCAAAATAGTGACTTTGCAAGACTTTGTATAGAGCCTTTAATGTTTAAACTGAAAAACTTCGCTGTCTTCCAAATGTGTTGTGAAAATTTATGACTATTTGATGTTTCGTAAAGGATGAGATAAAGTTAAAACAATATGTTTCCTTTgttattcgcaaaaaaaaaatctttcccttgttaaaaaaaaaatcgtcTAATTGTGGGGGCGATATTTCTGTCAAATTGGCAAATCAGGAGGGCTTCTGTATAATATTaaataaaaattaaatatgTATTTTTTTGACAAAATTGGGAATCGCGCGAGTACCATGGTACCCAGCCAAAGTCAAGCCTTTGAATAAAGAATTTCAAGTTCTACGTTTCCCTTTGTTCAAATTCTGTCCAGACAGATAGAAGGCTGTTGGCGCGAAAATAAGCACAGCAGCGCCCTTCGTCGCTGCCGAAGGCCCATTCGCTCGGCTCCAAAATGGCATGACCTCCGCTCGCCTATCGCCGCCTCTTGGTTTCAACTTTCGAAGTTTGGGACTGCGGGAGCCGAACACTCACCGCCCATTCCTCCAAGATCTCAGACGAGATTCTTCTCTTCCTGTAAGTTCGATCCATTCCTCCCTCTTGGTTGATCTCCTGTTCCTACGTGATGCAATTTCTCTTCGGTGCATTCTTTTCTTTCCTGCGAAACTTTGACATGATCTGCCGAAAATAATCTTGCAAGAATCCAATTTCCGCCCCAATCAATCTCGCCGTAGATTGACGCTCCCCTTTGTATCTGGATGTTTCTTGCAGGGATTCCGGCAGAAAAGCTCTGATCCTTGGGTTGGTGTTCCTGACCTTCGTGGCCGTGCAGGCCACTTGTTCGACGCAATGCCTCCGAAGGTCACCAAGCGCTGGGTGCCGGTCAACCGGGTGGAGGGAGCGCCCtgcgggggcgggggaggcgACCCTGCCACCGCACGCCGCAGCGTGCTCCCAGACGCGCCCCTGCACCACCGCTTGGTGCCCCCGAAGAACACCACACCACCGAAGGGCACCATGCGGTGGGTGCCGGTCAACCGGGCCGGTGGAACGGCGGCATCACGCGGGCGCGAGGGAGGCGTCCCTGACGCTGACCGCCTCAGCGCGCTCCCGGACGCGCTCCTGCACCACATCATGTCGTTCCTCAAGGCATGGGAGGTGGTGCGGACCTGCGTGCTATCGTGGCAGTGGCGCCACCTCTGGGCGTCCGCGCCGTGCATTGACCTCCGTATCCGTGGCGACGACAATGGCAATACGCCAGAGGACTTCCCTGACTTTGTGCGCCACCTTTTCCGCCGCCGGGAGGTGTCAGCAAAGCTGGACACGGTTCATCTGCGGTCGAGCGATGATGCCGGTGCACATGATGTCAGGTTGTGGATCCGTACTGCGATCAAGCAGGGGGCTCGAGTTATCCATCTTGTTGGGCATCGAAAGGAGCATTGGCTTCGTGGTAGCAGCCTTGCAGTGCTTGAGCATGCATCATTTGTCTCTTGCCACCTCAAGATCTTGAAGCTGTCCTATGCCCTGATTGATGAAAACATCCTCAGGCAGCTTTCATCTCATTGCCCGTCTTTGGAAGAACTGAATCTTAAAGATTGCTTGATCACTGGCCATGAGATTTCATCTGCCTCTCTGAAGGTCTTGACCATGTTCAAGTGCCAGATCAATGTGAACCTGTCTATCTCTGCTCCAAACCTTGTAGTGCTGCGCTGCATCTCACCAATAACCCAAGCTCCATCATTTGAGAACATGGGGTTTCTTGTCACAGGCACTATAATACTTGATGATTATGCCTTCGGTGATGATTTTGAAGACATCAGCAAGTATGAACGTGATGCAACCACTGATGAAGACGATGATTGTAGTGATAGCAATTGGAAGAACAAGACTCGATATGGATTTGGTGCTCCTCTAGAAGGATATGGGCTTGGTTACAAGGATGATTATGGCTATGGTAGTGACATTGAAAGTGATGGCAACACATTTGAATATAGTGAGATTGCAATCGATTGTGATGAGTATGGCATCAATGGTGATGGCCACAATTCTACTATGGATGGTAACCGTCAGATCTCTGGTGAAAACTCTGGATGCAATGATAACAAAATTAAAGGTGGCCATAATGTTCTTCAGAGCCTTTCGAATGCTACAAGTTTGGAGCTGTTGGCTGATGCTGGAGAGGTATAGCTATAACTGCTTTCCGCTGTTTTCTATATCTGGCTTTTAGTatgtatttttattttcccAAGTATGTTGTCAAAATAATTTGGCGGAACAGTCTATACCTTCTGTTAGTGATACCCAGTTTAGGTTTCACCAGATCGCAGAATCTCCAATCCACAGATTTTGCACATTTACTCTTTAGTGGGGTGCGTCACACCATCACCTGATTTCCTACTCACGGCTGACTTAGGAAACAGTCCAGATAAAGAGGATAATCATTTTCCATCAGTGTAGTGCTTATTCGATTGCCTACTGAAAGCATGTTGCTCTGAGAGAGCGCTATTCATTGTTTGATATtattgcatgtttgaaatagaTGCTATTATGAATTAGCACAGAATAGGTCTTATGGATCTTGTTCCTTGACACTAGTATACTGGACAATTCTCATTTGCACATTCATACTAGAAAATAAATTTGCATCTCCTACTTTGTTAATGGCGAAACTTCTTTGGCAATATATCActgtgtttttcttcttttcttttctgtgtGTTGACTAATTTGGTTGTAGATTCTTATGAAGGTTTATTCGATTACTTTTATTATTTACTGAAAACTCATTTTTGGGTATGTAGGTGATTCTGACTAGAGAACTAAAAAGGTGCCCAAGTTTTAGCAACCTGAAGACATTATCCCTTGGTGAATGGTCTATGGATGCTGGCTTTGATGCATTAGTGTTCTTGCTGCAGCATTCACCTAATCTGGAGAGGCTTTTTCTTGAACTTAAATTGGTATGAACTTTTACATAATCTTGATTGTATTTTGTACTTGAGCTTTGAGTGTCTGGGCTCATGTTTACTAACAATTGTGCTGTGTTCTGCAAAAAGAACTTCAACAACAAGAAGCCGTTGGTTAGCAGTGTGAAACCAAAGGAAAAATCATTTTCCTGCAAACGCCTTCAATTGGTGAAGATTAAATGCTCCAAGGATGATGCAAGAGTCCATAAGCTGGCGCATTTGTTCAGGACTAATGGTATATCAGTTGATAAGATTTTTGTTCGTCGGACTGGGAGTGCCTGTAAGTCATAGCTTCTCCTTGTATATCTATTACAGTGCCAATATCTTTTTTTGTCCAAGAAAATCAAAGTACTTTAGTTGCCTGTAGCTTGTCCATGAAAGTTTAAATATGATGGTTGGTCGCTTGATGTTTTTCTCCAGACTATTCTTTTGTGAACTATACAGATGAGCTATTCTGTGAACTCAAAACTTTGTTTTTTGTGCTTGACCTTAATCTATGTACTCATCTACTCTGATATTTATAACAGATCTCCGTGGCAACAAGTTAACGAAGGATCTTGCCAGGCTCGAACTGGAGTTCTGGGGGAAAGTAATGCCCACTTGTCCTGTTTAATCGGCATTGTGTCTTATTATGTGCAATGAGCCCAATCGTTTTTGTTTCAGCAAACATGTGGTTTGCAACAAATCATGGATTTCAGGATGCACTGATCATGCTTTTTGAAACTGTGGTGCAACCTCGGATGCCTCTTTTGGGGTAACATTCCAAACGTGTTGGAACCCCTCTTATCTTCTCTAGTGGATGAGTTAAGACCTTCTGCATAGTGCCTTTAACTCTGCTTTGGATCGTAATGAGTAAAACCATTATTTGCTCGAGAGTTTCTATGGGTTGCAGGCTTGACTGCGTTGTGCTTGTTTTCAAGTATTTTGAATCCTGTGGTTGCCTTTATGAGAGATTCTAAAGATCATATATGCAGCTTTGCTGCATTGCAAATCGTGATGAAGCATTCCCTATCCTCTAATTCATGACAGTGGACAATGTGGTAGCAGATATAATCATAGGAATCCAAATTCAGCTGTGGACTGATGGCTCACACAGCTGTCTAGACGCATGTAAGCTAACGCTAAAGGTGCTTGGATATCGACTAGGAAGTGAGAGTATATGGATGCATCCGTGCAATGTATTCTTCACTGCACATAATCTACGTGAATTCCGTTAAGATTATTGCATAAACAGGGTGGATTGGATGTAACTACAGAGAACTGACCAATACATACAAACTGTGTCACACAACTTGACCTAACCCAACAGTTAGAGATCGAAACGGGCACAAACCTACCGAGTTTTGCTATCTCAAACCCATGCCCACGAATATAAACCCGCCTTCTAAAAAAACCCGTGACCCATCACGGGTTTAATTTTATGCCCAAACCCATACCCATCAGGTTAATGGGTCCTCACGGGTCGCCCGTGGATACTAAAACAAGCAACAAAAACAATtatcatacatacatatacattCACAATTTAATTTATATGCATGCTGTCTTGCATGCATGTTTGGCTGGTTCTTTCCAAACCAACAGGGAAGGCAAGTCCTTTTGCCAGACCATGCCTAAAATAGAATTTATCCCTGCATCTGCAATGGCAACAAATTATACGAGTTGGGATAAAAAGGAAATTAACATAAACTGCCAACGTGGCCACATATGGTCTACCAATCAACAAGAGTTGCCTTTTTCCATCCAGAAGCCTTAAATATTTTGCTTCGTCTATTGCAGACCGATGCAGCAGGAAGATGCGCGTGCACAGAAAAATCCAAGCGATAGGCAAGGAAGATGCGCGTGCACAGAAATATTTCTGCATGTTAGAAAAAATGAACTGCAGAGATCAAGGCCATCAGAACTCTAGCACCAAGGCGGCGTCATCAGCGCGCTCACCAATCCTGACGTGATCGTTGGTAAAATTGAACCACAGCGATCGATCACTGACGGAGACCATGCATATGCCAACGTGGATCATGGTCAggaaggatgccaagattgtgATGCAGGTTCAACATGCATGCCAACGTGatcatttttcttccttctgCCGTTCTATCACATTCTTTGGCAGGTCCATCTGCTGCCGGTAAAGATATTTGTTAACACCACAAGCTAAGTCCGGTGTGGATTAATTTGGATCAACTGTACCCTTGAAAGGATGCTGGAGTGGAGGCACCATTAAGCTATAAAAATAGAGGCATAGACACGTAATTGCCACCAAGCAACATGCATGTTAAATATCCGAACAAAAGCATAATATTTCATTCCTTTTTGAGGGTTGAATATGTAAAGTAATGTAATGTAAAGTCAAATATAAATGTGGCCACCTGTTTGAAATGCTGATTAGTTAGACATTCATTTTCTATTTACATTATTCTACTGTTTTTTGTTGAGTGCTGctaaaatttatttcctaaatgaGGCCTGTGCGAATGCACGGGTTGACGATTAGTTGATAAAAATCAATGGAAATATAAGAAGACAAGATATAAGAGTTATCCAAACATAATACCACATTTTAACAAATAGGACAGTGTCACAAGTGCATAGTTTAGATCTTAATAGATCAGCTAAGAATTTAACTCATGATAGGAAGTAGCACATACATATAAGAGTTGGGCCTTGACCATCAAAATTGATGTATTGGTTAAGGAAATGGGTTTATTTAGTGGTATATGACTGGGTCTAAAAAACCCATGGGTTCACGGGTTTGGGTTTTGTGTTCCCAACCCACACCCCAAACGTAATGGGTCTGACTTTTTACCCATTAACAAACCCGCAGGTAGAAAAATTAACCCATGCCCGTGCCCTAATGAAATAAAAACCCATTAGGTTTCGGGTTTCAGGCACCCATTGCCATCCCCTACCAACAGTGCATCAAAGTAGGAACACATGTCAATTTTAATAAACTAGTGCACAaaagaatcagcagagaatcacttctcccTAAAAAAACTGTTCGGCAGAGCTTCTGCTAGAATTAGTTCTGGGAACTC containing:
- the LOC117861587 gene encoding uncharacterized protein codes for the protein MTSARLSPPLGFNFRSLGLREPNTHRPFLQDLRRDSSLPGFRQKSSDPWVGVPDLRGRAGHLFDAMPPKVTKRWVPVNRVEGAPCGGGGGDPATARRSVLPDAPLHHRLVPPKNTTPPKGTMRWVPVNRAGGTAASRGREGGVPDADRLSALPDALLHHIMSFLKAWEVVRTCVLSWQWRHLWASAPCIDLRIRGDDNGNTPEDFPDFVRHLFRRREVSAKLDTVHLRSSDDAGAHDVRLWIRTAIKQGARVIHLVGHRKEHWLRGSSLAVLEHASFVSCHLKILKLSYALIDENILRQLSSHCPSLEELNLKDCLITGHEISSASLKVLTMFKCQINVNLSISAPNLVVLRCISPITQAPSFENMGFLVTGTIILDDYAFGDDFEDISKYERDATTDEDDDCSDSNWKNKTRYGFGAPLEGYGLGYKDDYGYGSDIESDGNTFEYSEIAIDCDEYGINGDGHNSTMDGNRQISGENSGCNDNKIKGGHNVLQSLSNATSLELLADAGEVILTRELKRCPSFSNLKTLSLGEWSMDAGFDALVFLLQHSPNLERLFLELKLNFNNKKPLVSSVKPKEKSFSCKRLQLVKIKCSKDDARVHKLAHLFRTNGISVDKIFVRRTGSAYLRGNKLTKDLARLELEFWGKVMPTCPV